A DNA window from Pogona vitticeps strain Pit_001003342236 chromosome 2, PviZW2.1, whole genome shotgun sequence contains the following coding sequences:
- the IL23A gene encoding interleukin-23 subunit alpha isoform X2 has product MWLPRESHIPWQQCRDASQEVLKQLWKLNIKKPEVPHTTISFPQRIECKDRCDPDSLGKVPDSLCLTKIREGLHHYHKLLTQFSNSGLTAELQDALNSLLQLLLIEDGGSQKETNSPAILDNVQEWEKTPLQNFTLWRLQSFAVVVARVLSHCASLSEASMI; this is encoded by the exons ATGTGGTTGCCCAGGGAAAGCCACATTCCATGGCAACAATGCAGGGATGCCTCACAAGAGGTCCTCAAGCAGTTGTGGAAGCTGAACATCAAGAAGCCGGAG GTACCACACACAACTATTTCCTTTCCCCAGCGAATTGAATGCAAGGACAGATGTGACCCAGATTCCCTGGGCAAAGTTCCTGACTCTCTG TGCCTCACAAAAATAAGAGAGGGACTTCACCATTATCATAAGCTTCTGACCCAGTTTTCTAACTCAGGGTTAACTGCTGAGCTCCAAGATGCCCTGAATTCATTGCTGCAGTTGCTCCTTATAGAG GATGGAGGCAGCCAGAAGGAAACAAACAGCCCAGCCATTCTGGATAATGTGCAAGAGTGGGAGAAGACACCGCTGCAGAATTTCACCCTGTGGCGTCTGCAGTCCTTTGCTGTTGTGGTGGCCAGAGTCCTTTCCCACTGCGCCTCTTTATCCGAGGCCAGCATGATCTAA
- the IL23A gene encoding interleukin-23 subunit alpha isoform X1: MWLPRESHIPWQQCRDASQEVLKQLWKLNIKKPEVPHTTISFPQRIECKDRCDPDSLGKVPDSLQCLTKIREGLHHYHKLLTQFSNSGLTAELQDALNSLLQLLLIEDGGSQKETNSPAILDNVQEWEKTPLQNFTLWRLQSFAVVVARVLSHCASLSEASMI; encoded by the exons ATGTGGTTGCCCAGGGAAAGCCACATTCCATGGCAACAATGCAGGGATGCCTCACAAGAGGTCCTCAAGCAGTTGTGGAAGCTGAACATCAAGAAGCCGGAG GTACCACACACAACTATTTCCTTTCCCCAGCGAATTGAATGCAAGGACAGATGTGACCCAGATTCCCTGGGCAAAGTTCCTGACTCTCTG CAGTGCCTCACAAAAATAAGAGAGGGACTTCACCATTATCATAAGCTTCTGACCCAGTTTTCTAACTCAGGGTTAACTGCTGAGCTCCAAGATGCCCTGAATTCATTGCTGCAGTTGCTCCTTATAGAG GATGGAGGCAGCCAGAAGGAAACAAACAGCCCAGCCATTCTGGATAATGTGCAAGAGTGGGAGAAGACACCGCTGCAGAATTTCACCCTGTGGCGTCTGCAGTCCTTTGCTGTTGTGGTGGCCAGAGTCCTTTCCCACTGCGCCTCTTTATCCGAGGCCAGCATGATCTAA
- the IL23A gene encoding interleukin-23 subunit alpha isoform X3, with protein MSSAHELVPHTTISFPQRIECKDRCDPDSLGKVPDSLQCLTKIREGLHHYHKLLTQFSNSGLTAELQDALNSLLQLLLIEDGGSQKETNSPAILDNVQEWEKTPLQNFTLWRLQSFAVVVARVLSHCASLSEASMI; from the exons GTACCACACACAACTATTTCCTTTCCCCAGCGAATTGAATGCAAGGACAGATGTGACCCAGATTCCCTGGGCAAAGTTCCTGACTCTCTG CAGTGCCTCACAAAAATAAGAGAGGGACTTCACCATTATCATAAGCTTCTGACCCAGTTTTCTAACTCAGGGTTAACTGCTGAGCTCCAAGATGCCCTGAATTCATTGCTGCAGTTGCTCCTTATAGAG GATGGAGGCAGCCAGAAGGAAACAAACAGCCCAGCCATTCTGGATAATGTGCAAGAGTGGGAGAAGACACCGCTGCAGAATTTCACCCTGTGGCGTCTGCAGTCCTTTGCTGTTGTGGTGGCCAGAGTCCTTTCCCACTGCGCCTCTTTATCCGAGGCCAGCATGATCTAA